From one Paenibacillus terrae HPL-003 genomic stretch:
- a CDS encoding IS630 family transposase, translating to MTTQHEIEQLTEAMKNTQSTRMYERYLAVRLHLEGRTLSEISAILGRSFPAISGHWKSYREQGLQGLEFKNYPGGLKKLTPAQEEQLKTMITEKKPVDVGFEAKFTWTLQLICTWIHREFSQTYTLKGASKWLNRLGFSYTKATYTLARADVEEQQQFQDVTLSELKDQLDRGDIDHLLFEDESSIRAYMALQYNWFPKGQQREIPTYGQHQGAKLFAAINYETGYVTHREEELDAQAFERFLKDILKTYTGNLVIVLDNARVHHAKAIQPFLRKNPRLQFVYLPKYSPELNPVEGLWKWLKHDVVNNVFFQKFYVIRSHVTKFMNHINRVPQIIIDRLLLQV from the coding sequence ATGACAACGCAACACGAAATCGAACAACTCACAGAGGCCATGAAGAACACACAAAGCACCCGAATGTATGAGAGATATCTGGCTGTTCGCTTACATCTGGAAGGCCGGACGCTTTCTGAAATCTCTGCGATTCTTGGTCGCTCGTTTCCTGCTATCAGTGGACACTGGAAAAGCTATCGGGAACAGGGATTACAGGGGCTAGAGTTCAAGAATTACCCCGGTGGACTGAAAAAACTTACACCAGCTCAGGAAGAACAACTAAAGACAATGATAACTGAAAAGAAACCTGTAGACGTTGGTTTTGAGGCCAAATTCACCTGGACCTTACAGCTTATTTGCACTTGGATTCATCGAGAGTTTAGTCAGACGTACACCCTAAAAGGAGCCTCGAAATGGTTGAATCGTCTGGGGTTCAGCTACACAAAGGCCACCTATACCTTAGCGCGAGCGGATGTGGAGGAACAGCAACAGTTTCAGGACGTGACCTTATCCGAACTCAAGGATCAACTGGATCGGGGAGACATCGACCATTTGCTATTTGAAGACGAGTCTTCCATTCGAGCCTATATGGCCTTGCAATACAACTGGTTTCCGAAAGGTCAACAACGGGAAATTCCCACCTATGGACAACATCAGGGAGCTAAATTGTTTGCGGCCATCAACTACGAAACCGGGTATGTCACACACCGTGAAGAAGAACTGGATGCTCAGGCTTTTGAACGCTTTTTAAAGGATATCCTGAAGACGTACACAGGAAATCTCGTCATCGTCCTGGATAACGCACGCGTTCATCATGCCAAAGCCATTCAACCTTTCTTGAGAAAGAATCCAAGGCTGCAATTTGTCTATTTGCCCAAATATAGTCCGGAACTCAATCCCGTAGAAGGACTGTGGAAGTGGCTCAAGCACGATGTTGTGAACAATGTATTTTTCCAGAAGTTTTATGTCATCCGCTCTCACGTGACAAAATTTATGAATCATATTAACCGTGTTCCTCAAATTATAATTGACCGCCTGCTTCTTCAGGTATAA
- a CDS encoding helix-turn-helix domain-containing protein, whose amino-acid sequence MKIKFLLTCNLERILKEQNITPYKLSKDTGERIGTIYKLVNNQGMDNSRLSTSLLYRLN is encoded by the coding sequence ATGAAGATTAAATTCCTATTAACCTGTAACTTAGAAAGAATACTTAAAGAACAGAATATTACACCTTATAAACTCTCAAAAGATACCGGTGAGAGAATCGGAACGATATATAAATTAGTGAATAATCAGGGAATGGATAATTCACGCCTTTCAACTTCATTGCTATATAGATTGAACTGA
- the purU gene encoding formyltetrahydrofolate deformylase: protein MELHVKHQPNSTQSAHENRARMLVSCPDGPGIVAAVSRFLYEHGANIVQSDQYTMDPSGGMFFMRVEFDLPYLSETQPQLEQDFAVVAEQFRMEWTISAVSRKKKLAIFVSKEDHCLVELLWQWQAGDLDADISLVVSNHPDMKEYVESFGIPYHHIPVTADTKPEAERRQLEVIGEDIDVIILARYMQIISPKFIEHYRNRIINIHHSFLPAFVGGKPYAQAYNRGVKIIGATAHYVTEELDGGPIIEQDVQRVSHGDDVNELKRIGRTIERVVLARAVKWHAEDRILVHENKTVVFN, encoded by the coding sequence ATGGAACTTCACGTAAAACATCAGCCAAACAGCACTCAATCTGCGCATGAAAACCGTGCGCGTATGCTCGTATCCTGTCCTGATGGCCCGGGTATTGTAGCGGCCGTGTCTCGCTTTTTGTACGAGCATGGCGCCAATATTGTTCAATCTGATCAATATACGATGGACCCGTCCGGAGGTATGTTTTTTATGCGGGTTGAATTTGATCTGCCATACTTGAGTGAAACCCAGCCCCAACTGGAGCAGGATTTTGCCGTGGTTGCAGAACAATTCCGGATGGAGTGGACGATTTCAGCAGTCAGCCGCAAGAAAAAGCTCGCCATTTTCGTTTCCAAAGAAGATCATTGTCTGGTGGAACTATTGTGGCAATGGCAGGCAGGGGATCTGGACGCGGATATTTCTCTGGTGGTCAGCAATCATCCGGATATGAAGGAGTACGTGGAATCGTTCGGCATTCCGTATCACCATATTCCGGTGACAGCCGATACCAAACCAGAGGCGGAACGCCGTCAACTAGAGGTTATTGGTGAAGATATCGACGTTATTATTTTGGCCCGGTACATGCAGATTATTTCACCTAAGTTCATTGAGCATTACCGCAATCGGATCATCAATATTCATCATTCGTTCCTGCCTGCATTCGTGGGTGGAAAGCCATATGCTCAAGCCTATAATCGCGGTGTGAAAATTATTGGCGCTACCGCGCATTATGTAACGGAGGAACTGGACGGCGGCCCGATCATCGAGCAGGACGTGCAGCGGGTAAGCCACGGCGATGATGTCAATGAGTTAAAACGGATCGGTCGCACCATTGAGCGGGTCGTTTTGGCAAGAGCCGTGAAGTGGCATGCGGAGGACCGAATTTTGGTTCATGAAAATAAAACAGTCGTTTTTAACTGA
- a CDS encoding DUF6382 domain-containing protein, with product MFGLSRDFARNGGTFMILNKEGGLKTDDLNSVQTGMMTGNRIPGLLELRIKEVDFQVELHYDISGQRMLSQVWKGGGVSTPDFYRILFAVVDALHRSPQYMLDMRQFIFHEDYIFISGSGSRENVSLTYVPLQGVLDESQAGSQFKQLVIRLMTRVVHFQGDHMQRIFELCDRNEFDPRALKELLLQGMTVGADSVSVQGEDGEGRSRDTRVRMGVQGERDGLHSTDAYGKSFPYADQSLSGHSSTRGHSGRGGMYGQEDQDTLQEIQELKRINRLKPSVKTQENDEADVEIEVTEPALQKYKMYIALGCLLASAIVWRYIYLDHPDTVPLAISVVLTLVLVAVAYMSWTGKWGRKGTSSLTYADSVPVLDSEWLGAASPAQRKNDRYQVDKLTGFVAGRQNKDKRSSNPSDQGQESWRWSFPDPESENVGSRDAGEKGKASALHDLHESQGIGADRRNDLEASDTSEAYYKSLSGVTELLNATSRQETVLLRADQGVHIPHVQQSPIACLERKPPGSGAAELIRLQPDQFVADSFFIGRDPQLVQFVEHTEGASRSHIELCINAEGQGHIIKDLSSTNGTVLNGEPMVPYKEYAMKDGDNFKIAGVSYTYRLEFFKASANAS from the coding sequence TTGTTTGGTTTAAGCAGGGATTTTGCCCGCAACGGCGGGACATTTATGATTTTGAACAAGGAAGGCGGGCTTAAGACCGATGATTTAAATTCCGTGCAGACCGGAATGATGACTGGCAATCGGATTCCCGGTCTTCTGGAGCTAAGAATCAAGGAAGTTGATTTTCAGGTGGAGCTGCACTACGATATTTCGGGTCAACGTATGCTGTCGCAGGTATGGAAGGGAGGGGGAGTGTCGACTCCCGATTTCTATCGGATTCTTTTTGCAGTAGTGGATGCTCTCCATCGTAGCCCACAGTATATGCTGGATATGCGCCAATTTATTTTTCATGAGGATTATATTTTTATTAGCGGTTCAGGCTCAAGGGAAAACGTCAGTTTAACCTATGTCCCTTTGCAGGGTGTACTGGATGAAAGTCAGGCTGGGAGCCAATTTAAGCAATTGGTTATACGCTTGATGACACGTGTGGTTCATTTTCAAGGGGACCATATGCAGCGCATATTTGAACTGTGCGACAGGAATGAATTTGATCCGAGAGCGTTGAAGGAGCTGTTGCTGCAAGGGATGACGGTCGGCGCAGACAGCGTTAGCGTTCAAGGTGAAGATGGAGAAGGACGCAGCAGAGATACCCGTGTTCGAATGGGAGTTCAAGGAGAGCGTGATGGATTGCATTCAACAGATGCATACGGAAAATCTTTTCCGTATGCTGATCAATCCTTATCCGGTCATTCGTCAACGCGTGGACATTCAGGGCGTGGTGGGATGTACGGGCAAGAGGATCAGGATACGCTTCAGGAGATTCAGGAGCTTAAGCGGATCAATCGACTCAAGCCGTCCGTGAAGACCCAGGAGAATGATGAGGCAGATGTAGAAATAGAAGTAACGGAACCTGCATTGCAGAAATACAAAATGTACATTGCTTTAGGTTGTCTTCTCGCTTCAGCCATCGTGTGGCGCTATATTTATCTGGACCATCCAGATACGGTGCCGCTGGCTATTTCCGTTGTGCTGACCTTGGTACTCGTAGCCGTTGCTTATATGAGCTGGACAGGAAAATGGGGACGCAAGGGTACTTCATCTCTTACCTATGCTGATTCAGTCCCTGTGCTGGATTCGGAATGGCTTGGCGCAGCTTCTCCTGCACAGCGGAAAAATGACCGTTATCAGGTTGATAAGCTAACAGGATTCGTAGCAGGACGTCAGAATAAGGATAAGCGCTCTTCCAATCCAAGTGATCAAGGACAGGAAAGCTGGCGATGGTCATTTCCTGACCCAGAGTCTGAAAATGTGGGTAGCCGGGATGCGGGAGAAAAAGGTAAAGCTTCTGCACTTCACGACTTGCACGAGTCGCAGGGGATAGGTGCGGATCGTAGAAATGATTTAGAGGCCAGTGATACCAGCGAGGCATATTATAAGTCTTTGTCTGGTGTTACGGAGCTGCTAAATGCTACATCGAGGCAGGAAACGGTGCTGCTTCGTGCAGATCAAGGGGTACATATTCCACACGTTCAGCAATCACCGATTGCTTGTCTGGAGCGCAAGCCACCGGGAAGTGGAGCTGCCGAGCTCATCCGCTTGCAGCCGGATCAATTTGTTGCAGACAGCTTCTTCATCGGAAGAGACCCGCAATTGGTTCAGTTTGTAGAGCATACGGAGGGAGCGTCCCGTTCTCATATTGAGCTTTGTATAAATGCAGAAGGACAAGGTCACATCATCAAGGATTTGTCCTCGACGAACGGAACTGTTCTGAACGGAGAGCCGATGGTGCCTTACAAGGAGTATGCAATGAAGGATGGAGACAATTTTAAAATAGCCGGAGTTTCCTATACTTATCGACTGGAATTTTTTAAAGCTTCCGCCAACGCCTCTTGA
- a CDS encoding TIGR01777 family oxidoreductase, whose product MNIVICGGTGLVGCALTRSLLNDGHTVRVITRKPMVGHEASPRLQYMSWNELKQKPEALEGIDVAVNLAGETLNQRWTDKSKQRILQSRLLSVAKLAQALNALQKKPEVIIQASAIAAYGASLTETFDEMSPRRSEDFLSQVVEQWEEAANAYPSDSRLIKLRISLVLDRKKGAFPLMKLPYRFGFGGRIGSGHQWMSWIHIEDIVRLITYCIHTSEIVGAVNASSPYPVTNDQFGKTVAQVYHRPHWFPVPGILVQKLLGEMSTLVLDGQKVIPRKALEHGFKFNYPSLKEALEELHSLQKQR is encoded by the coding sequence ATGAACATCGTCATATGCGGAGGTACTGGATTAGTAGGGTGTGCGCTGACCAGAAGCTTGCTCAACGACGGGCATACGGTGAGAGTAATCACCCGTAAACCCATGGTAGGTCACGAAGCGAGCCCACGCTTGCAATATATGAGCTGGAACGAGCTGAAACAAAAGCCTGAAGCATTGGAGGGCATAGATGTGGCCGTTAATTTGGCAGGCGAAACGCTGAATCAGCGCTGGACGGACAAGTCCAAACAAAGAATTCTCCAATCCCGACTATTGTCCGTTGCCAAACTGGCTCAAGCACTAAATGCGCTGCAAAAAAAACCGGAGGTCATCATTCAGGCTTCGGCAATTGCCGCATATGGTGCTTCCTTGACCGAAACGTTCGATGAAATGAGCCCGCGTCGTTCGGAAGATTTTCTTTCTCAGGTGGTCGAGCAGTGGGAAGAGGCTGCCAACGCTTATCCATCCGATTCCCGTTTAATCAAGCTGCGTATTAGCCTCGTGCTGGATAGAAAAAAAGGAGCTTTTCCACTTATGAAATTGCCCTACAGATTCGGATTCGGCGGCAGAATAGGCAGCGGTCATCAATGGATGAGCTGGATTCATATTGAGGATATCGTTCGTCTGATCACGTACTGCATCCATACATCGGAGATCGTCGGGGCAGTGAACGCTTCATCACCGTACCCAGTGACGAACGACCAGTTTGGGAAAACCGTAGCTCAAGTATACCACCGTCCGCATTGGTTTCCCGTTCCAGGCATTCTCGTTCAAAAGCTGCTCGGTGAGATGAGCACCCTCGTATTGGATGGTCAAAAAGTAATCCCGCGCAAGGCGCTGGAGCACGGATTTAAGTTTAACTATCCTTCATTGAAGGAAGCGCTGGAGGAACTCCATTCTCTTCAAAAGCAGCGCTAA
- a CDS encoding helix-turn-helix domain-containing protein: MISFEPLQITLIKKKISKMEFIKLMNISPSTAAKMWRNEYIAMKIIDDICNKLECNLTDVIEHTPDDKLNQNTQ, translated from the coding sequence ATGATTAGTTTTGAACCATTACAAATAACTTTGATTAAAAAGAAAATCTCTAAAATGGAGTTTATAAAACTAATGAATATCTCCCCGTCAACTGCCGCTAAAATGTGGCGTAACGAGTACATTGCTATGAAAATTATCGACGATATATGTAACAAGCTAGAATGTAATTTGACAGATGTCATTGAACATACTCCAGATGATAAATTGAATCAAAATACTCAATAG
- a CDS encoding WXG100 family type VII secretion target: MTTIRVTPEQLITISKQFDLAQKTAIQMNSQLMQQISFMQQLWDGTTKQQFYSQFQVSQKKMTDFVTLTDSIARELRHHADKFILADLMEAGNIDASCLPPPPNACAVPAPDTRNAFQKSTDSLLELGQDFLNAAEERYEKRYDSVGGFLDYWTFGIPKGLYQGYAERASKQFNSANDFFNFWTFGVHGTIREATMPTNAWSKEHWANMIGTAGLFGGVSSVIKPKVGLAESVKFNPLKDGTTGIIENLDTTRKIIDTNGLRNEVLLTEEQIVNLTQYARKLGMPEENIRIAGPNDTSPTGLLFDTILNINNDVLPSNDVGKLAANSRITGQGTIAHEVVGHYEAGLAGRSFQVMDEEFNVITRNFALDEAQASIRAARFAPDLTQLERIMLLRDGINRLKNEGIKVREVKDLLFIHER, from the coding sequence ATGACAACGATTAGAGTGACTCCTGAACAACTTATAACCATCTCCAAGCAATTTGACCTTGCACAGAAAACAGCGATTCAGATGAATAGTCAATTGATGCAACAAATTTCTTTTATGCAGCAATTATGGGATGGTACAACCAAACAACAATTTTATAGTCAATTTCAAGTCTCTCAGAAGAAAATGACTGACTTTGTTACCCTGACGGATTCTATTGCGAGGGAGTTACGTCACCATGCAGACAAGTTCATATTAGCTGATCTGATGGAAGCAGGTAACATTGACGCAAGTTGTTTACCACCTCCACCTAATGCATGTGCTGTTCCTGCTCCAGATACACGAAATGCGTTTCAGAAATCGACAGATAGTTTATTGGAGCTTGGTCAAGATTTCTTGAACGCTGCTGAGGAAAGGTATGAAAAACGCTATGATTCAGTAGGAGGATTTTTAGACTATTGGACATTTGGTATTCCGAAAGGTCTGTATCAAGGATATGCGGAGCGAGCATCCAAGCAGTTTAATTCAGCAAATGATTTTTTTAACTTCTGGACTTTTGGTGTACATGGAACGATCAGAGAAGCTACAATGCCTACAAATGCTTGGTCAAAGGAACATTGGGCCAATATGATCGGTACAGCAGGATTATTTGGAGGAGTTAGCTCAGTAATTAAGCCTAAAGTTGGGCTAGCTGAGTCTGTGAAATTTAACCCATTAAAAGATGGAACTACAGGAATAATAGAAAACTTGGACACTACAAGAAAAATTATAGATACTAATGGCCTGCGTAATGAAGTGCTTTTAACTGAAGAGCAGATAGTAAATTTAACCCAGTATGCAAGAAAATTAGGGATGCCTGAAGAAAATATTCGTATTGCAGGGCCTAATGATACTTCACCTACGGGTTTATTATTTGATACGATTCTCAATATAAATAATGATGTCTTGCCTTCTAATGACGTAGGTAAATTAGCAGCTAATAGCCGGATTACTGGTCAAGGAACGATAGCACATGAAGTTGTTGGGCATTATGAAGCAGGGCTTGCAGGAAGGTCATTTCAAGTTATGGATGAAGAGTTTAACGTTATAACTAGGAATTTTGCATTGGACGAAGCACAAGCAAGTATCCGTGCTGCAAGATTCGCCCCCGATTTAACTCAATTAGAAAGAATTATGCTTTTAAGAGATGGGATTAATAGATTAAAAAACGAAGGTATCAAAGTTAGGGAAGTTAAAGACTTACTGTTCATACATGAACGCTAG
- a CDS encoding deoxyribonuclease IV yields the protein MLKIGSHVSFSDKGLLSATKEASSYGSSSFMIYTGAPQNTRRKPMESMYLEEGKQLMAEKGMDDIVVHAPYIINLGSYKENTYELAVSFLQEEIRRTHAIGVKNIVLHPGAFTDKDAEYGIQRIADGLNEVLNGVKETDVNIALETMAGKGTEMGRSFEEIASIIDKVVHNERLTVCMDTCHIHDAGYDIVNDLDGVLEQFDRIVGLDRIAVVHVNDSKNPVGAHKDRHTPIGSGWIGYQTIHNVVHHEALQGRPFILETPWIGKEAKTQRPMYEVEIALLRGNVKERFGDEFLGQIEQLHSFFKKQDVDVRKFVLDTWTLLKNDAKARKADPREPLERLYDMITEAALFPELSEEHINQRLIAWFAGSHLPVTV from the coding sequence ATGCTGAAAATTGGTTCTCATGTGTCCTTCTCGGACAAGGGTCTGCTCAGCGCTACAAAAGAAGCGTCTTCATACGGGTCCAGCTCGTTCATGATATACACGGGGGCACCGCAAAACACGCGTCGTAAGCCGATGGAATCCATGTATCTGGAGGAAGGCAAGCAGTTGATGGCTGAAAAAGGGATGGATGATATCGTGGTGCATGCCCCGTATATTATCAATCTCGGCTCTTACAAAGAAAACACCTATGAGCTGGCAGTCAGCTTTCTTCAGGAGGAAATTCGTCGCACTCACGCGATTGGCGTGAAAAATATCGTGCTTCATCCAGGCGCTTTTACCGATAAGGATGCAGAGTACGGCATTCAGCGTATTGCTGATGGCTTGAACGAGGTACTAAACGGTGTGAAGGAGACGGATGTTAACATTGCGCTGGAAACGATGGCAGGCAAAGGTACCGAAATGGGACGCAGCTTCGAGGAAATTGCCTCCATTATAGATAAAGTAGTGCACAACGAGCGTCTTACTGTCTGTATGGATACCTGTCACATTCATGATGCGGGCTATGATATTGTGAATGATCTGGACGGTGTGCTGGAGCAATTTGATCGTATTGTCGGGCTGGACCGCATCGCAGTAGTTCACGTCAATGACAGTAAAAACCCAGTTGGCGCTCATAAAGACCGCCATACTCCGATTGGATCGGGCTGGATTGGCTATCAGACCATTCATAATGTGGTGCATCATGAAGCACTTCAAGGGCGTCCATTTATTTTGGAAACGCCATGGATCGGAAAGGAAGCGAAAACCCAGCGTCCAATGTATGAGGTTGAAATAGCTTTACTTCGCGGGAATGTGAAGGAGCGTTTTGGTGATGAATTTTTGGGGCAGATAGAGCAGCTGCATTCGTTTTTCAAAAAGCAGGATGTGGATGTACGAAAATTTGTGCTAGACACCTGGACGCTGCTGAAAAATGATGCCAAAGCGAGAAAAGCCGACCCACGTGAGCCGCTGGAGCGCCTGTACGACATGATCACGGAAGCAGCCCTGTTTCCAGAGCTGAGCGAAGAACACATTAATCAACGGCTGATTGCCTGGTTTGCCGGCAGTCATTTGCCAGTGACAGTATAA
- a CDS encoding LysR family transcriptional regulator, which produces MINSLEGRFFLAFIASLEEKSFSRAADRLGYVQSTVTTHIQQLEKICGQKLFHRYPRGIELTEAGKVFSKYAYQYVHLSQSLKESMDELDQPCGTVRIRTQESFFLTRMLPFVQEYTRNYPSVNLRIEQGAHQDILKGVLDYELDFGIVPQNPSRHDIIFYPIIEETIVFVASEDIAQKVSNEGVRILNDQLFISSGTSCLYHTSAIDVLKNAGIMVKDAIELPSLEMIKQYVSCGKGFALVPEIAVNNELKTGKLNILPFDSQISFTHGLIIHKNRECSFTAKKFQSELMCFLTDI; this is translated from the coding sequence GTGATAAATTCATTAGAAGGTCGTTTTTTTCTGGCGTTTATTGCCTCACTTGAAGAAAAAAGCTTCAGTCGAGCTGCAGATCGTTTAGGTTATGTTCAATCCACAGTAACAACTCATATCCAACAGTTGGAAAAAATTTGTGGACAAAAATTGTTTCATCGATATCCAAGAGGGATAGAACTTACGGAAGCAGGAAAAGTATTCTCCAAATATGCTTATCAGTATGTTCACTTAAGTCAATCTCTTAAAGAAAGTATGGATGAACTAGATCAGCCATGCGGAACAGTACGTATCAGAACACAAGAATCTTTCTTTCTTACACGGATGCTTCCCTTTGTTCAGGAATACACAAGAAACTATCCAAGCGTAAATTTGCGTATAGAACAAGGAGCACATCAGGATATTCTAAAAGGTGTACTAGATTATGAGTTGGATTTTGGAATTGTTCCTCAAAACCCGAGTCGCCATGATATTATTTTTTATCCAATTATAGAAGAAACGATCGTTTTTGTTGCATCTGAGGATATAGCTCAGAAAGTGAGCAATGAGGGAGTTCGGATTCTAAATGACCAACTTTTTATTAGTAGTGGCACATCTTGTTTGTATCATACGTCTGCTATAGATGTTTTGAAAAATGCCGGTATTATGGTTAAAGATGCAATAGAGTTACCTAGTCTTGAGATGATCAAACAATATGTAAGCTGTGGAAAAGGTTTTGCCTTAGTCCCTGAAATAGCGGTTAACAACGAACTAAAGACTGGGAAACTAAATATTCTTCCATTTGATTCCCAAATAAGCTTTACGCATGGTTTAATAATTCATAAAAATCGTGAGTGTAGCTTTACTGCGAAAAAATTCCAATCTGAACTCATGTGTTTCTTAACAGATATATGA
- a CDS encoding GNAT family N-acetyltransferase encodes MYIAVSNSFKGKGLGGKMLNECIKPYIASHGGGLITFNTNAEDNRSFYRKNGFTEIHEMTIRANG; translated from the coding sequence ATCTATATAGCAGTTTCTAATTCGTTCAAAGGAAAAGGATTAGGAGGTAAGATGTTAAATGAATGCATCAAGCCGTATATTGCTAGCCATGGTGGTGGCTTGATCACTTTTAATACAAATGCTGAAGATAACCGGAGCTTTTACAGAAAAAACGGTTTTACTGAGATTCATGAAATGACAATACGAGCAAATGGGTAA
- a CDS encoding A24 family peptidase produces MTWMYVVCGVLLAIALVTDLRSMKIPNKLTMPGMAVGLLFNTVFGGWHGFLFAAAGLGTGFGFMLILYWMGAVGAGDVKLFGLIGAWTGAAFAWQSALYSIFFAGIIGLVILLWRRETMMRLRRVAFNLGGFFLFRSGKALTSGREAHLRFPFMTAVIPGAISAYLYFLP; encoded by the coding sequence TTGACGTGGATGTATGTCGTATGTGGCGTTTTGCTGGCGATTGCGCTGGTCACGGATTTACGTAGTATGAAAATTCCTAACAAGCTTACGATGCCCGGCATGGCTGTGGGCTTGCTATTTAATACGGTGTTTGGGGGCTGGCATGGATTTTTATTTGCAGCCGCTGGACTGGGTACGGGATTTGGCTTCATGTTGATTCTGTACTGGATGGGAGCTGTAGGTGCAGGCGATGTGAAGCTGTTTGGCTTGATCGGAGCATGGACGGGGGCTGCTTTTGCATGGCAATCGGCTCTATATTCGATTTTTTTCGCGGGTATTATTGGCTTGGTGATCCTGCTGTGGAGACGGGAAACCATGATGAGACTGCGGCGTGTGGCTTTTAATTTGGGAGGATTTTTTCTGTTTCGCAGCGGCAAGGCGCTGACGAGCGGAAGGGAAGCACATCTTAGGTTTCCGTTTATGACTGCCGTCATTCCGGGAGCGATCAGCGCTTATCTTTACTTTTTGCCATGA
- a CDS encoding alpha/beta fold hydrolase: MKISYHQQKVGDVEVFYREAGPKDGQVILLLHGFPSSSHMFRDLIPKLAEQYRVIAPDLAGFGHTITPPRSQFNFTFNSLFQVIEGFTEALSLKQYVLYVFDYGAPVGYRLAVAHPERIQAIISQNGNAYIEGFSDEWGSWETYWHSPTPENREACRDSLTPETIRNFQYLHGADASLVSPDGYSLDIAFMSRPEAEEIQLDLILDYRTNVDRYPDFQAYFRKYQPKLLAVWGKNDPAFLPAGAEAYKRDIPSAEVHLLDTGHFALETHAKEISELIQQFLRNDKKNNLNEPIDTTTF, encoded by the coding sequence ATGAAGATTAGTTATCATCAGCAAAAGGTTGGAGATGTTGAAGTTTTTTATCGTGAGGCCGGCCCTAAAGATGGTCAAGTTATTTTATTATTACACGGGTTTCCATCTTCAAGTCATATGTTCCGTGACCTAATTCCTAAACTGGCAGAACAATACCGTGTCATTGCTCCCGATCTGGCTGGGTTCGGTCATACAATAACTCCGCCGCGCAGTCAATTTAACTTCACATTTAACAGCCTGTTCCAAGTTATTGAAGGCTTTACTGAAGCACTGTCTCTCAAACAGTATGTACTTTATGTATTTGATTATGGTGCACCTGTTGGTTATCGTTTGGCGGTTGCTCATCCTGAAAGAATTCAAGCAATTATTAGTCAGAATGGGAACGCCTATATTGAGGGATTTAGTGACGAGTGGGGATCCTGGGAAACTTATTGGCACTCTCCAACACCTGAAAATCGTGAAGCATGTCGCGATTCCTTGACTCCTGAGACCATTCGAAACTTTCAGTATTTACATGGAGCTGATGCCAGCCTTGTTTCACCAGATGGGTATTCTCTAGATATTGCTTTCATGTCGCGTCCAGAAGCTGAAGAAATCCAACTGGACTTGATCCTTGATTATAGAACAAATGTGGATCGTTATCCTGACTTTCAGGCTTATTTCCGTAAGTATCAACCTAAACTCTTAGCCGTATGGGGTAAAAATGACCCTGCCTTCCTCCCTGCTGGAGCTGAAGCGTATAAGCGTGATATTCCATCTGCGGAAGTCCATTTACTTGATACAGGGCATTTTGCTCTCGAAACACATGCTAAAGAGATCAGTGAGCTTATTCAACAATTCTTAAGGAATGATAAAAAGAATAACCTCAATGAACCGATTGATACTACTACATTCTAA